From Chryseobacterium sp. IHB B 17019, one genomic window encodes:
- the gldN gene encoding type IX secretion system ring protein PorN/GldN: MKKYISSFLVLVSGFMFSQTILNASSPEEFRKMRAENKMKVGDTVIDKKVKPLEYGFVDDKDILKSMFVWEVIDMNDKINQPFYYNNPDGLLSTETKSLYKLLLDGALSGDIKEVYDDENFVTRLTPQQIKDRLVSVRVDDEAVNILNSGRPLTEQEKKELTDIYETTTDKVRVLKVFGMWFIDKRDGALKYRPLGIAAMGPDPQMIGRVGPDGQPLEGANDLIDLFWVYYPNARDILANNYVFNRKNTSADLSFDDLINARRFSSVIFKSSTGLGDGVIKDYIPRDADEQLEESDRIKSQILAMENDMWNY; this comes from the coding sequence ATGAAAAAATATATTAGCAGTTTTTTAGTATTAGTTTCGGGATTCATGTTTTCCCAGACTATTCTGAATGCTTCTTCTCCGGAAGAATTCAGAAAAATGAGAGCTGAGAACAAAATGAAAGTAGGAGATACTGTTATTGACAAAAAAGTAAAACCTTTGGAATACGGATTTGTTGATGACAAGGATATCCTGAAAAGCATGTTTGTTTGGGAAGTTATTGATATGAATGATAAGATCAATCAACCTTTCTATTATAACAATCCAGATGGACTATTATCTACAGAGACAAAATCTCTTTACAAGCTTTTACTTGATGGAGCTCTAAGCGGCGACATCAAAGAAGTTTATGACGATGAAAACTTTGTTACAAGACTTACTCCTCAACAGATCAAAGACAGATTGGTGAGTGTACGTGTTGATGATGAAGCGGTAAATATCCTTAACAGTGGACGTCCGTTGACTGAGCAGGAGAAAAAAGAGCTTACTGATATTTATGAAACGACTACTGATAAAGTAAGAGTTCTTAAAGTATTCGGTATGTGGTTCATCGACAAAAGAGACGGAGCATTGAAGTACAGACCTCTTGGTATTGCTGCAATGGGTCCTGATCCACAGATGATCGGTAGAGTAGGTCCTGATGGGCAGCCTCTTGAAGGAGCTAATGATTTGATCGATCTTTTCTGGGTATATTATCCGAACGCGAGAGATATTTTAGCTAATAACTACGTTTTCAATAGAAAGAATACGTCTGCAGATTTATCTTTCGATGATTTGATCAACGCTAGAAGATTCTCTTCAGTAATTTTCAAATCTTCAACAGGTTTAGGTGATGGAGTTATCAAAGATTACATCCCTAGAGATGCTGATGAGCAGCTTGAGGAGAGTGACAGAATCAAGTCACAAATCCTTGCAATGGAAAATGATATGTGGAATTACTAA
- the gldK gene encoding type IX secretion system lipoprotein PorK/GldK: protein MKRIFLLLLSASVASVSCSGGGTSSVGKPGTKGELIPREKTKSFVAERPYGMVAIPAGSFVAGLADQDPTNSPEKAGLKTVTVSAFFMDEAETTNAEYRVFINYVRDSIARTLLAEAAGEGGEGKGKGTAIGDYAYLAQKEENLTPYQEYLEGQGGREDDSFDPTKKLDWKVPLHWNTTKYPDVEYAEVLESMYLPASSRIANERILDVSKLKYTYRWGDMDAALADKERGVNYLRSESIAIYPDTTVWVKDFHFAYNEPLFEQYFWHKAYKEYPVVGVTWDQARAYCNFRSKLKSDYNESLKRRKQRPLIFRLPTEIEWEYAARGGMENATYPWGGPYLMDDRGCYLANFKPKRGNYMEDDKKGTYTYTAPVKKFKKNGFGLFDMAGNVSEWTESGYNNSTYGFASTLNPTIKDKTDSRKSVRGGSWKDVGYMLMTGARDWERKDSARSYIGFRTVQDIPEAAVKPRRVNR, encoded by the coding sequence ATGAAAAGGATATTTCTTTTATTATTGTCTGCGTCAGTAGCGTCGGTATCTTGTTCAGGTGGTGGTACTTCTTCTGTGGGGAAACCAGGAACAAAAGGAGAGTTGATACCAAGAGAAAAAACAAAATCATTTGTAGCGGAAAGACCATACGGAATGGTTGCCATTCCTGCAGGATCGTTTGTTGCTGGTCTGGCTGATCAGGATCCTACAAACAGCCCTGAAAAAGCAGGTTTGAAAACTGTTACTGTTTCTGCTTTCTTCATGGATGAAGCAGAAACTACTAATGCAGAATACAGAGTATTCATTAATTATGTAAGAGATTCTATCGCTAGAACTTTACTTGCTGAAGCTGCTGGAGAAGGTGGTGAAGGTAAAGGAAAAGGAACAGCTATCGGAGATTATGCTTACCTTGCTCAAAAAGAAGAAAATTTAACACCTTATCAGGAATATTTGGAAGGACAGGGAGGAAGAGAAGATGACAGCTTTGATCCAACTAAAAAATTAGACTGGAAAGTTCCATTGCATTGGAATACAACTAAATATCCGGATGTAGAATACGCCGAAGTTTTAGAATCAATGTATTTACCGGCTTCTTCCAGAATTGCTAATGAAAGAATTCTTGACGTTAGTAAACTGAAATATACTTACAGATGGGGAGATATGGATGCTGCTTTAGCTGATAAAGAAAGAGGAGTAAACTACCTTAGAAGTGAAAGCATCGCAATCTATCCTGATACAACTGTTTGGGTAAAAGATTTCCACTTTGCATACAACGAGCCTTTGTTTGAACAGTATTTCTGGCACAAAGCTTACAAGGAATATCCTGTAGTTGGGGTGACTTGGGATCAGGCAAGAGCTTACTGTAACTTCAGATCTAAATTAAAATCTGATTACAATGAAAGCTTAAAAAGAAGAAAACAAAGACCATTGATCTTCAGACTTCCTACGGAAATCGAATGGGAATATGCTGCAAGAGGTGGAATGGAAAATGCTACTTATCCTTGGGGAGGTCCTTATTTAATGGATGACAGAGGTTGCTACCTGGCAAACTTCAAACCTAAGAGAGGTAACTATATGGAAGACGATAAGAAAGGTACTTATACATATACAGCTCCAGTAAAGAAATTTAAGAAAAATGGGTTTGGGTTATTTGACATGGCTGGAAACGTTTCTGAATGGACAGAATCTGGATATAACAATTCTACTTACGGATTTGCATCTACACTAAATCCTACTATTAAAGATAAAACGGATTCAAGAAAATCTGTAAGAGGTGGTTCTTGGAAAGATGTTGGATATATGCTAATGACTGGTGCAAGAGATTGGGAAAGAAAAGATTCAGCGAGAAGCTATATCGGATTTAGAACTGTACAGGATATCCCTGAAGCTGCTGTTAAACCAAGAAGAGTTAACAGATAA
- the gldL gene encoding type IX secretion system motor protein PorL/GldL → MFKTKDAWMNFFYSFGAAIVILGAWLKITHITLGPINGNMALTVGLITEAIIFIIFAFDPPKSEESYAWENVYPELLDKHANPNPLHSNVAKSNAAQFAELENSLSTKLDKMLQDAKLDVQLFERLRTGIDKFSSSVDQINQTVDVSASTHKYNEQLNKAAQHMESMNALYAMQLESGKRQSEFANKYVADMQKSAEQSEKFNQELQGLTSNLNNLNRVYGGMLTAMKS, encoded by the coding sequence ATGTTTAAGACTAAAGATGCTTGGATGAATTTCTTTTATTCATTCGGTGCTGCAATTGTAATTCTTGGAGCTTGGCTTAAAATTACTCACATTACTCTGGGACCTATTAATGGTAACATGGCTCTTACAGTGGGACTTATCACAGAAGCGATCATCTTCATCATCTTCGCTTTCGACCCACCAAAATCTGAAGAGTCTTATGCTTGGGAAAATGTATATCCTGAATTATTAGATAAACATGCAAACCCAAATCCTCTACATTCAAATGTGGCTAAAAGCAATGCCGCTCAATTTGCTGAATTAGAAAACTCTCTTTCAACTAAATTGGACAAAATGCTTCAGGATGCAAAATTAGACGTTCAATTATTCGAAAGATTAAGAACTGGTATCGACAAATTCTCTAGTTCAGTTGATCAGATCAACCAAACTGTTGACGTTTCAGCTTCTACTCATAAATATAACGAGCAATTGAATAAAGCTGCTCAACACATGGAAAGCATGAATGCTTTATATGCAATGCAGTTGGAAAGCGGTAAGAGACAATCAGAATTTGCTAATAAATATGTAGCAGATATGCAAAAATCTGCTGAGCAATCAGAAAAATTCAATCAGGAACTACAAGGTTTAACTTCAAACTTAAACAATTTAAACAGAGTTTACGGTGGTATGTTAACTGCCATGAAGTCTTAA
- a CDS encoding NAD(P)/FAD-dependent oxidoreductase: MENVDYIIVGDGYAGLFFAHQLIKNNKSFVVYSEGKKSASQVSAGIINPVVLKKFTTFWKAQEQIDFLISSLKEIEAYTGENYFIEEPIHRIFHDENEQKLWLKKSQNDELINFLDKKFTHLNTVKNDFDSGKVNQSARLNVSGFFMGLFAFLESKKQLIKDKFDYSKINTTNSTYKNFKFKNILFCEGMGVKNNPYFSDIPVIPNKGHHIKVKLSEPLSENITIKKKHFLFPTNGGLYFYGGTYDREQLHSHIDDSAVEQLVKGLSEFYPYDFEVNEVNFGFRPTVKDRRPIIGRHPEHENLYVFNGLGARGILNGCYFSKSLYDFIEENIPLHEEVSLDRFKEK, translated from the coding sequence ATGGAAAATGTAGATTATATCATTGTTGGTGACGGGTATGCAGGTTTGTTTTTCGCGCACCAGCTTATAAAAAATAACAAGTCTTTCGTTGTTTATTCGGAAGGAAAGAAGAGTGCGTCACAAGTTTCTGCGGGAATCATTAATCCTGTTGTCCTTAAAAAGTTTACAACTTTTTGGAAGGCCCAGGAGCAGATCGACTTTCTTATATCTTCTTTAAAAGAAATTGAAGCCTACACCGGTGAAAATTATTTCATAGAAGAACCGATTCACAGAATTTTCCATGATGAAAATGAACAGAAACTTTGGCTGAAAAAATCTCAAAATGATGAGCTAATTAATTTTTTAGATAAAAAATTCACTCATTTAAACACTGTAAAAAACGATTTTGATTCAGGAAAGGTCAATCAATCTGCCAGACTTAATGTAAGTGGATTTTTCATGGGTTTATTCGCTTTTTTAGAAAGTAAGAAGCAATTAATTAAGGATAAATTCGATTATTCTAAAATTAATACTACAAATTCTACTTATAAGAATTTTAAATTTAAAAATATACTATTCTGTGAAGGTATGGGAGTAAAAAACAATCCCTATTTTTCAGATATTCCTGTAATCCCGAATAAAGGCCATCACATTAAAGTAAAACTTTCTGAGCCTCTTTCTGAAAATATTACGATTAAAAAGAAGCACTTTTTGTTTCCGACAAATGGAGGGTTATATTTCTACGGCGGAACTTACGACCGGGAACAACTGCATAGCCATATTGATGATTCTGCTGTGGAACAACTGGTAAAAGGATTATCAGAATTTTATCCTTATGATTTTGAGGTCAATGAGGTGAACTTTGGCTTCAGACCAACAGTGAAAGACAGAAGACCGATCATTGGGAGACATCCGGAACATGAAAATTTGTATGTTTTCAATGGACTTGGTGCGCGAGGAATCCTGAATGGCTGCTATTTTTCCAAAAGCCTTTACGATTTTATTGAAGAAAATATTCCTTTGCATGAGGAGGTTTCTCTGGATAGGTTTAAAGAAAAGTAG
- a CDS encoding tetratricopeptide repeat protein, which translates to MFLNCYFKKAFYVLFLFLILPLSAQTYTINELDSITEKYRTEGNILKSISLNKDAIKGNGKKNNIEISIAAHINLGGLLWYLHKYKESLNHLEIAEDQLEKTKNPFLIAKLYGEYGRNYASLGLINQSTENLNKSIFYSQKIKNKSQREKLLYYHYTWKLQNFEELHVVDSVNAVFKKRLELTAQPLTYVHIAEKFLKNKELDSAENYLNKAIKISGDYSPYQKSMTLLAFGKLYLEKKEYEKALEYYFQSLALSQQLSRKNDITNTYKAISDTYKLMNDDVKKNEFLEKYSDSKDSIDESEREALRIPVDKIISKETKKEKKERTQAYVIIGIILLVSAAILVVLTRKYIKKQKETEEIIIETLHETDELKSKLNVAFDELSKLASTNDPFFLTRFKEVYPEFYEKLTSTYPHLTANDIRFSAFLRLNLSTKTIAQYKNISIRTIESRKYRLRKKLELPSDVDLNKWMMEL; encoded by the coding sequence ATGTTCCTAAATTGTTATTTCAAAAAAGCATTTTATGTATTATTTTTATTTTTGATTTTACCTTTATCTGCACAGACTTATACTATAAATGAACTGGACAGTATCACGGAAAAATATCGGACAGAAGGCAATATCCTGAAAAGCATCAGCCTGAATAAGGACGCGATAAAGGGAAATGGTAAAAAAAATAATATTGAAATTTCCATTGCTGCACACATCAATCTGGGCGGCCTGCTTTGGTATCTTCATAAATATAAGGAAAGTCTCAACCATTTGGAAATTGCTGAAGATCAGCTGGAAAAAACAAAAAATCCGTTCCTGATAGCCAAACTTTATGGTGAATACGGCAGAAATTATGCGTCTCTGGGACTGATCAATCAATCAACAGAGAACCTTAATAAATCAATTTTCTATTCTCAAAAAATCAAAAATAAAAGCCAAAGAGAAAAGCTTCTTTACTATCATTACACCTGGAAACTTCAAAATTTTGAGGAACTGCATGTGGTAGATTCCGTGAATGCGGTGTTTAAAAAACGGCTCGAACTTACTGCGCAACCTTTGACCTACGTTCATATTGCAGAAAAATTTCTGAAAAATAAGGAATTGGATTCTGCGGAAAATTATTTAAACAAAGCCATAAAAATCTCCGGAGATTACAGCCCTTATCAGAAATCCATGACATTGTTAGCTTTCGGAAAACTGTATTTAGAAAAAAAAGAATACGAAAAAGCACTGGAATATTACTTTCAATCCCTCGCTCTTTCGCAGCAGCTTTCCAGAAAAAATGATATCACAAATACTTATAAAGCTATTTCTGACACCTACAAACTGATGAATGATGATGTTAAGAAAAATGAGTTCCTGGAAAAATATTCAGATTCTAAAGACAGTATCGATGAATCTGAAAGAGAAGCACTTAGGATTCCCGTAGATAAAATCATAAGCAAGGAAACAAAAAAGGAAAAGAAAGAAAGAACCCAGGCATACGTTATTATTGGAATTATTCTTTTAGTTTCGGCTGCCATATTGGTAGTTCTAACAAGAAAATATATTAAAAAACAAAAGGAAACCGAAGAAATCATCATCGAAACCCTTCACGAAACAGATGAGCTTAAAAGTAAACTTAATGTAGCTTTTGACGAATTATCTAAGCTCGCCAGTACAAATGATCCCTTTTTTCTTACCCGTTTTAAAGAAGTTTATCCTGAGTTTTACGAAAAACTTACCAGCACCTATCCACATCTTACCGCTAATGATATTAGGTTTTCAGCTTTTCTTCGATTAAATCTTTCAACAAAAACCATTGCTCAATATAAAAATATTTCTATCCGTACCATAGAATCCAGAAAGTACAGATTAAGAAAAAAATTAGAGCTTCCTTCGGATGTTGACCTTAACAAATGGATGATGGAACTTTAA
- a CDS encoding type IX secretion system motor protein PorM/GldM, translating to MAQGKQTPRQKMINLMYLVFIAMMALNIDAEIIRSYYDSTKALNETRSLTEKKNEKIFEKTLEAKAQQVPDTYAQPWEQYKTLRDKINLLVSDAEKIKVLLKKKSEFHDKDPKTGKDIDVSENFAALNNNEATTEYFFREGDENTPSKGATDLKARIDDVRNYINTTFGNNPQLKDLVERANKSLIAEYPKGKSPNEKTWFQNKFYHQPLIAAISNLEIIQNDARNVQSDALALMLQEKVDASIKFSSYEAIVSAPVDVVAGKPAEAVIMLGNYSTSNKINISGVSRQENGKGYASLNTGAIGAHTLSGNITLTDASGKAQSFPFTHTYNVIAGPQEVKLQKGLLLSADKMNVMYRGLDNPVTGSILGADNSKLSLSAPGAVVKSTGPGKWDVKPGAGNILKITLSGTDPYGKALSQVFEYRIKNVPPPQGQIRGKNSLTMPATSVENQQLQAVIPDFDFPVSFNVTSFMVRVPGRASMQIQGNSLNNAAGLFKNLRPGDGVYIFEIKATATGLGDQRIGNISPVLINIQ from the coding sequence ATGGCACAAGGAAAACAGACACCTCGTCAGAAAATGATCAACCTGATGTATTTGGTGTTCATCGCTATGATGGCCCTAAATATTGATGCAGAAATCATCAGATCATATTATGACTCTACAAAGGCTCTTAACGAAACTAGATCTTTAACTGAGAAGAAAAACGAAAAGATTTTCGAAAAGACTCTTGAAGCAAAAGCTCAGCAGGTACCAGATACTTATGCGCAGCCTTGGGAGCAATATAAAACTTTAAGAGATAAGATCAATTTGCTGGTAAGCGATGCGGAGAAAATTAAAGTTTTGCTAAAGAAAAAATCAGAGTTTCATGATAAAGATCCTAAAACAGGAAAAGATATCGATGTAAGTGAAAATTTCGCAGCATTGAATAATAATGAAGCTACTACAGAATATTTCTTTAGAGAAGGAGACGAAAATACACCTTCAAAAGGAGCTACAGATCTGAAAGCGAGAATTGATGATGTAAGAAATTATATTAACACAACTTTTGGTAATAATCCTCAATTAAAAGACTTAGTAGAAAGAGCTAATAAATCTTTAATTGCTGAATATCCAAAAGGAAAATCTCCGAATGAGAAAACTTGGTTCCAAAACAAGTTCTATCACCAGCCATTAATTGCTGCAATCTCAAATTTAGAGATTATCCAGAATGATGCGAGAAATGTACAATCTGATGCTTTGGCATTGATGTTACAGGAAAAAGTTGATGCAAGTATCAAGTTCTCAAGCTATGAGGCAATCGTTTCTGCTCCGGTAGATGTAGTTGCCGGTAAGCCTGCTGAAGCTGTTATTATGTTAGGAAACTATTCTACAAGTAACAAGATTAACATCTCTGGTGTTAGCAGACAGGAAAACGGAAAAGGATATGCTTCCCTTAATACAGGTGCAATCGGAGCTCACACTTTAAGTGGAAATATTACATTAACAGATGCTTCTGGTAAAGCGCAAAGCTTCCCATTCACGCATACCTATAACGTAATTGCTGGTCCTCAGGAAGTAAAACTTCAAAAAGGATTATTACTTTCTGCTGATAAGATGAATGTAATGTACAGAGGTCTTGATAACCCGGTTACAGGTTCTATCTTAGGTGCTGATAACTCTAAACTTTCATTATCTGCTCCAGGAGCGGTTGTGAAGAGTACAGGTCCAGGTAAATGGGATGTAAAACCAGGTGCAGGAAATATTCTGAAAATTACTTTATCAGGAACAGATCCTTATGGTAAGGCATTATCTCAGGTATTTGAGTACAGAATTAAAAATGTACCTCCGCCACAAGGTCAGATCAGAGGTAAGAATAGCTTGACAATGCCAGCTACATCAGTTGAGAATCAACAGTTACAAGCTGTTATTCCAGACTTTGACTTCCCGGTATCATTTAACGTGACATCGTTCATGGTAAGAGTACCTGGTAGAGCTTCAATGCAGATTCAAGGTAATTCGTTAAATAATGCAGCAGGATTGTTCAAAAACTTAAGACCTGGAGACGGTGTTTACATATTTGAAATTAAAGCAACGGCTACTGGTTTAGGAGATCAAAGAATTGGAAATATCTCACCTGTATTAATTAATATCCAATAA